In Promicromonospora sp. Populi, one genomic interval encodes:
- a CDS encoding L-aspartate oxidase, whose protein sequence is MNTTERRISTTVLVIGTGGSGLRAAIELAEQGVDVLALGKRPRMDTHTSLAAGGINAALGTMDAEDSWQQHAADTIKESYFLANPHTAEIVAQGAARGIADLERYGMAFARETDGRISQRFFGAHKYRRTAFAGDYTGLEIQRALVNRAVQLDIPVLDSVYVTRILVQDGAVFGAYGFDLTDGTPYLIHADAVILAAGGHNRIWRRTSSRRDENTGDSFRLAVEAGARLRDPELVQFHPSGILEPENAAGTLISEAARGEGGILRNALGERFMQNYDPERMELSTRDRVALAAYTEIKEGRGTENGGVWLDVSHLPRETIMTRLPRVYQTMLELQMLDITAEPIEIAPTAHYSMGGVWVRPEDHSTEVDGLYAIGEASSGLHGANRLGGNSLIELLVFGRIVGRAAAAYSAGLEAQVRSHDAEARARAEVADLLVADGHENVRALQRAVRNTMTEHAGVVRDEAGLTAGLRELDEIEARTKEIGVHPDIAGFQDLAHAFDLKASLIAARATLEAARERRETRGCHNRSDYPDLDPALQVNLVWSPTAGVVRETIPPIPDEIAALIQEVSTVGKLVE, encoded by the coding sequence ATGAACACCACCGAACGTCGAATCTCCACGACAGTGCTGGTCATCGGGACGGGCGGGTCCGGCCTACGCGCCGCGATCGAGCTCGCCGAACAGGGAGTCGATGTGCTGGCCCTGGGCAAGCGGCCACGCATGGACACCCACACCTCCCTCGCGGCGGGCGGGATCAACGCCGCGCTGGGCACCATGGACGCGGAGGACAGCTGGCAGCAGCACGCCGCGGACACCATCAAGGAGAGCTACTTCCTGGCCAACCCGCACACGGCCGAGATCGTCGCCCAGGGCGCCGCCCGGGGCATCGCCGACCTCGAGCGGTACGGCATGGCCTTCGCGCGCGAGACCGACGGGCGCATCTCCCAGCGGTTCTTCGGCGCGCACAAGTACCGCCGCACCGCGTTCGCGGGCGACTACACCGGCCTGGAGATCCAGCGGGCCCTGGTCAACCGGGCGGTACAGCTCGACATCCCCGTCCTCGACTCGGTGTACGTCACCCGGATCCTGGTGCAGGACGGCGCCGTGTTCGGCGCCTACGGGTTCGACCTCACCGACGGCACGCCGTACCTGATCCACGCCGACGCCGTGATCCTGGCCGCCGGCGGGCACAACCGCATCTGGCGCCGCACCTCGTCCCGCCGCGACGAGAACACCGGCGACTCGTTCCGGCTCGCGGTCGAGGCCGGCGCCCGGCTGCGCGACCCCGAGCTGGTCCAGTTCCACCCGTCCGGGATCCTCGAACCGGAGAACGCCGCCGGGACACTCATCTCCGAGGCGGCCCGCGGCGAGGGCGGCATCCTGCGCAACGCGCTGGGCGAACGGTTCATGCAGAACTACGACCCCGAGCGGATGGAGCTGTCCACCCGCGACCGGGTGGCGCTCGCCGCGTACACCGAGATCAAGGAGGGGCGCGGCACCGAGAACGGCGGCGTCTGGCTCGACGTCTCGCACCTGCCCCGGGAGACGATCATGACGCGCCTGCCGCGCGTCTACCAGACGATGCTCGAGCTGCAGATGCTCGACATCACTGCCGAACCCATCGAGATCGCCCCCACCGCGCACTACTCCATGGGCGGTGTGTGGGTGCGGCCCGAGGACCACAGCACCGAGGTCGACGGCCTCTACGCCATCGGCGAGGCGTCCAGCGGCCTGCACGGCGCCAACCGCCTGGGCGGCAACTCGCTGATCGAGCTGCTCGTGTTCGGCCGCATCGTCGGCCGCGCTGCCGCGGCCTACTCCGCCGGGCTGGAGGCACAGGTCCGGTCGCACGACGCCGAGGCCCGGGCCCGCGCAGAGGTCGCCGACCTGCTGGTCGCCGACGGGCACGAGAACGTGCGCGCGCTGCAGCGGGCAGTGCGCAACACGATGACCGAGCACGCGGGCGTCGTCCGGGACGAGGCGGGCCTGACCGCGGGCCTGCGCGAGCTGGACGAGATCGAGGCGCGCACCAAGGAGATCGGCGTGCACCCCGACATCGCCGGGTTCCAGGACCTGGCGCACGCGTTCGACCTCAAGGCCTCCCTGATCGCCGCGCGGGCAACGCTGGAGGCCGCCCGCGAGCGCCGCGAGACGCGCGGGTGCCACAACCGGAGCGACTACCCGGACCTCGACCCGGCCCTCCAGGTAAACCTGGTCTGGTCCCCGACCGCGGGCGTGGTGCGCGAGACCATCCCCCCGATCCCGGACGAGATCGCGGCCCTGATCCAGGAGGTCTCGACGGTCGGCAAGCTGGTCGAGTAG